In the genome of Acanthopagrus latus isolate v.2019 chromosome 4, fAcaLat1.1, whole genome shotgun sequence, the window ttttttctgctttaagaCAACAACTCCTCTTACCTTTGCTACATCGTCAGATGGTCAAAGATCTTGGAATTGTTCAGTGGATAACTCAAAAAGGACATCCTCAAGACAAAGACTGGTATTTTCCTACAGTCTAATAACAGTCGTGTACATTTTGATGTATACATAAGGCTAAAGCAATTATTATGTGGCTtttcattaaagaaacattGATAAACGTAGCCTTTATATGTCATATCCCAAAGCTAAAAGAGATAGTCTTCCTGTAATAAAAGTCCGATGCATCAACACAGTATATGACACTCAGTATAGTAAAGGATGACCTATGTTACTGAACagaatcttttttctttttctaaggCCACTTCATATATGGAAACATCCCTTGATGAGTCCGATCACACAGACTATAGTGATCATGACTATGTCCCAGACTCTGAAGCAGGAAGTTCCTCTGAGCCTGATGAAGACGCACCACTGTATCCAGCTGAGAAAAAGCCCCTGCCGTCTCTGCGATATCCCATTTTATCTCCATCAAAACAAGATATTGATTCAGGAAGCCCAGAAAAAGGAGACAGTGCAGTCAGCCCTAAGAAGAGGAACTTGCTCACtcaaaggaagagaaagatctcaTCCCCTAGTCCACTAAAGAGCAACTCAAACACTCTTGAGAAAAGCAGAATCCAACAAATTTGTGGCTCAATTAGAGTATTGCCTCCCTCAAATTCTGAAAAACGTCGAGTGTACGACAAGAGGAACTACTGTCTCTTTTGCTCCCATCCCTCATCAAAAATTTCACGACACCTGGAAGCTGTACATGGGGATGAAGCAGAGGTTGCCCTAGCATTTCAGTATTCAAAGAATTCAAAAGAGAGACGCAATAAGTTGAACATTCTTAGAAGACGTGGAAACTTTGCCCACAACGCCAATGTTGTAAGGGAGGGAGCTGGAGAGCTCCAGGCCTGCTACAGACCACGACAGTGTAAACGTGCCTCtgaatttattcattgttttcattgccaAGGACTTTATAGCAAGAAAACATTGTGGAAGCACATGAAAAATTGCCCAGCGAAGGAAGAAACTAGTGATGAATCCAGCAGTGGGAGGAGGCGAGTTCGATCCAAATGTGCCCTTAAAACTGCCATCGTGCGTGAGATTAGTGAGGGCTTGAAGAATGTGATTTCCTCCATGACCTATGATGAGGTCACTCGGATgattcaaaatgacaaacttCTCTTGCAGTTTGGACAACACCTGTTTGATCTGAATGGGTCAAGAAAGAACAGACATGACTACATAAGGCAAAGACTTAGAGAACTTGGGCGACTTTTACTTGTGGCTAAGAAGAACACTCCCATCCAGAAGGCAGAGGAACTCATCTATCCTTCAAACTTCAATCATGTGATATCTGCAGTGAAAGAGTTGGCTGGGTACAACACAGAGGACAACACATTCCGCACACCTTCCTTAGCCCTCAAAATTGGTAACAGTCTGGGCATAATCTGTGAGCTTGTGGAGAGTGATAATTTGTCCACAGTTGACAGAGACTGGAGTCTTGTAAAATTTGCGCGAGAATTCAAGACCATCAAACAATTTCGATGGAAGGGATTGATTACCAGAGGAGCAACAACCTCTCTGAGAGAGTCAAAGTGGAATGCACCACTGATTATACCTCTCACTGAAGATGTCAAACTTTTGGACTCTCACATGGAGAATGTTAAAGTTGTTGCTGAAAGAATGCTGAGACTGTGTCCCTCTGCAAAGAACTATGCAACACTTGCCAAAGTGACACTTGCTCAGCTGATCATTTTCAACAGAAGACGAGAAGGAGAGGTGTCAAGAATGGAGTTGGCCACTTTCAAAGAAAGGAGAAAGTCAGAACTCAATGAGGACATGGCCCTATGTCTTACCCCACTTGAGAACAAGATGTGTGATTTCTTCACCAGAGTAGAAATCAGGGGGAAACGAGGAAGAGGAGTCCCTGTGCTCCTGAAACCATCAATGGTGTCAGCTATGGAGCTTCTAGCTGACACTCGTGAGCTGTGTGGCGTCTCCAAAGAGAACATCTACATGTTTGCTAGACCAGGAGCATTATCAGCTTACAGAGGGGGAGAATGCATCCAAACGTTTGCAAGGGAGAGTGGTGCCAAACATCCCGAGGTCTTAACCTCAACAAGGCTCCGGAAGCACATAGCAACAATGTCTCAAGTTCTGAATCTTCAAGAAAATGAAGCAGACCAACTTGCTGACTTCCTGGGTCATGACATTCGTGTGCACAGGCAGTATTACCGCCTTCCGCAGGGAACACTTCAGCTCGCCAAAATGAGCAAAATGCTTTTGGCTGTGGAGAAGGGGACTCTATCACAGTATAAAGGTCAAACCCTTGATGACATTGAGATTGACCCCGAAGGTATGGATACAGATTGTGTGTATCTTAGTGTACATTAGTATAATACATTTGGTTCAGATGCTGGGAAACCTAATGTTATTGCCTCATGCATCATTGGTACTCTTTGACAGCTAGCTAATGTTTATGCTGTATTTGGTATTTGAAGTCTAGAAATGTAGAACCTTATACCTATAacaaattattttgatttaatgtgcAACTGCAATAATGTGGGCAATACATTCAGAACTGACTGTTGGTTTTTCATCTTAAGGCTACAACTGCTGAGGCTatgccatattttttttaaatatactcttacattttctctgcagaaaaAGTTGATTCCTCACAAGATCAGGATGCGTCAACTGATGAGGATGAGTCTCTTGAGTCGACCACTGAAGCAACAGGCGAAGACGGCCAGGAGCCACCAGAGACTGCACCTTTACTTCCGACCACTGCTTCCAGTTCCACTCCTCCCAGTGCTTTTCGCATTCGAGGTTTGTTTTGGCTTgggttagattttttttaacggAAGAAAGTTAGTATCTGGATGCTCCGATGCTGATGGGGTTTGCCAAACTAAAAATGTGACTGTCTCGACCTCATTGATTCAAGGTAAAACTTGTTATTGTTAATAAGTCTGTAGTTATTAACTCAGGACACAATCAAAGTGTTTCCCCTAATGTTGT includes:
- the LOC119017757 gene encoding uncharacterized protein LOC119017757 isoform X5; the protein is MERSVRRRRVRPQQDAEQHIKLKTDKAGLREHFINPYKGRGVFAVEVFNQGDFVLEYRGKLFKQDGLLTKKYNDTEAVFLFDFKWKGGCWCLDASVEDKSLGRLVNDDHIKPNCKIKAIDVGGMPHLCLFALRDIAPGEEITYNYGDSDWPWRRQQKMAPDVNGQLIHVSEQLTPDVSEQLTPDVRDRPQQQLAPDVSQTIVEESDRPQQQLAPDVSQPIVEENDRPQQQLAPHVNQPIVEESDRPQQQLAPDVNQLTVEESDRPQQLAPHVNQPIVEESDRPQQQLAPDVSQPILEESDIPQQKMAPDVSEQRTPDVRDKPLLSSSPMDASQVYDKININSSNPAAHTSRMAKYRQHHEECFNRHKIAEEERNARERQHTMNLLKRAQLVQQLAQLDTLLTSQSPLHDDIQSLTSSDTSSLGESTISSDPLEDGKPATKTQTTTPLTFATSSDGQRSWNCSVDNSKRTSSRQRLATSYMETSLDESDHTDYSDHDYVPDSEAGSSSEPDEDAPLYPAEKKPLPSLRYPILSPSKQDIDSGSPEKGDSAVSPKKRNLLTQRKRKISSPSPLKSNSNTLEKSRIQQICGSIRVLPPSNSEKRRVYDKRNYCLFCSHPSSKISRHLEAVHGDEAEVALAFQYSKNSKERRNKLNILRRRGNFAHNANVVREGAGELQACYRPRQCKRASEFIHCFHCQGLYSKKTLWKHMKNCPAKEETSDESSSGRRRVRSKCALKTAIVREISEGLKNVISSMTYDEVTRMIQNDKLLLQFGQHLFDLNGSRKNRHDYIRQRLRELGRLLLVAKKNTPIQKAEELIYPSNFNHVISAVKELAGYNTEDNTFRTPSLALKIGNSLGIICELVESDNLSTVDRDWSLVKFAREFKTIKQFRWKGLITRGATTSLRESKWNAPLIIPLTEDVKLLDSHMENVKVVAERMLRLCPSAKNYATLAKVTLAQLIIFNRRREGEVSRMELATFKERRKSELNEDMALCLTPLENKMCDFFTRVEIRGKRGRGVPVLLKPSMVSAMELLADTRELCGVSKENIYMFARPGALSAYRGGECIQTFARESGAKHPEVLTSTRLRKHIATMSQVLNLQENEADQLADFLGHDIRVHRQYYRLPQGTLQLAKMSKMLLAVEKGTLSQYKGQTLDDIEIDPEEKVDSSQDQDASTDEDESLESTTEATGEDGQEPPETAPLLPTTASSSTPPSAFRIRDNTGNSKRKWEDSEVHAVERHMMRFIHTCKVPQKIDCIRCISAEPYALKDRNWTGVKNYVRNRITALKRKACSQDSC
- the LOC119017757 gene encoding uncharacterized protein LOC119017757 isoform X9, producing the protein MERSVRRRRVRPQQDAEQHIKLKTDKAGLREHFINPYKGRGVFAVEVFNQGDFVLEYRGKLFKQDGLLTKKYNDTEAVFLFDFKWKGGCWCLDASVEDKSLGRLVNDDHIKPNCKIKAIDVGGMPHLCLFALRDIAPGEEITYNYGDSDWPWRRQQKMAPDVNGQLIHVSEQLTPDVSEQLTPDVRDRPQQQLAPDVSQTIVEESDRPQQQLAPDVSQPIVEENDRPQQQLAPHVNQPIVEESDRPQQQLAPDVNQLTVEESDRPQQLAPHVNQPIVEESDRPQQLAPDVSQPILEESDIPQQKMAPDVSEQRTPDVRDKPLLSSSPMDASQVYDKININSSNPAAHTSRMAKYRQHHEECFNRHKIAEEERNARERQHTMNLLKRAQLVQQLAQLDTLLTSQSPLHDDIQSLTSSDTSSLGESTISSDPLEDGKPATKTQTTTPLTFATSSDGQRSWNCSVDNSKRTSSRQRLATSYMETSLDESDHTDYSDHDYVPDSEAGSSSEPDEDAPLYPAEKKPLPSLRYPILSPSKQDIDSGSPEKGDSAVSPKKRNLLTQRKRKISSPSPLKSNSNTLEKSRIQQICGSIRVLPPSNSEKRRVYDKRNYCLFCSHPSSKISRHLEAVHGDEAEVALAFQYSKNSKERRNKLNILRRRGNFAHNANVVREGAGELQACYRPRQCKRASEFIHCFHCQGLYSKKTLWKHMKNCPAKEETSDESSSGRRRVRSKCALKTAIVREISEGLKNVISSMTYDEVTRMIQNDKLLLQFGQHLFDLNGSRKNRHDYIRQRLRELGRLLLVAKKNTPIQKAEELIYPSNFNHVISAVKELAGYNTEDNTFRTPSLALKIGNSLGIICELVESDNLSTVDRDWSLVKFAREFKTIKQFRWKGLITRGATTSLRESKWNAPLIIPLTEDVKLLDSHMENVKVVAERMLRLCPSAKNYATLAKVTLAQLIIFNRRREGEVSRMELATFKERRKSELNEDMALCLTPLENKMCDFFTRVEIRGKRGRGVPVLLKPSMVSAMELLADTRELCGVSKENIYMFARPGALSAYRGGECIQTFARESGAKHPEVLTSTRLRKHIATMSQVLNLQENEADQLADFLGHDIRVHRQYYRLPQGTLQLAKMSKMLLAVEKGTLSQYKGQTLDDIEIDPEEKVDSSQDQDASTDEDESLESTTEATGEDGQEPPETAPLLPTTASSSTPPSAFRIRDNTGNSKRKWEDSEVHAVERHMMRFIHTCKVPQKIDCIRCISAEPYALKDRNWTGVKNYVRNRITALKRKACSQDSC
- the LOC119017757 gene encoding uncharacterized protein LOC119017757 isoform X2 translates to MERSVRRRRVRPQQDAEQHIKLKTDKAGLREHFINPYKGRGVFAVEVFNQGDFVLEYRGKLFKQDGLLTKKYNDTEAVFLFDFKWKGGCWCLDASVEDKSLGRLVNDDHIKPNCKIKAIDVGGMPHLCLFALRDIAPGEEITYNYGDSDWPWRRQQKMAPDVNGQLIHVSEQLTPDVSEQLTPDVRDRPQQQLAPDVSQTIVEESDRPQQQLAPDVSQPIVEENDRPQQQLAPHVNQPIVEESDRPQQLAPDVNQLTVEESDRPQQQLAPHVNQPIVEESDRPQQQLAPDVSQPILEESDIPQQKMAPDVSEQRTPDVRDKPLLSSSPMDASQVYDKININSSNPAAHTSRMAKYRQHHEECFNRHKIAEEERNARERQHTMNLLKRAQLVQQLAQLDTLLTSQSPLHDDIQSLTSSDTSSLGESTISSDPLEDGKPATKTQTTTPLTFATSSDGQRSWNCSVDNSKRTSSRQRLATSYMETSLDESDHTDYSDHDYVPDSEAGSSSEPDEDAPLYPAEKKPLPSLRYPILSPSKQDIDSGSPEKGDSAVSPKKRNLLTQRKRKISSPSPLKSNSNTLEKSRIQQICGSIRVLPPSNSEKRRVYDKRNYCLFCSHPSSKISRHLEAVHGDEAEVALAFQYSKNSKERRNKLNILRRRGNFAHNANVVREGAGELQACYRPRQCKRASEFIHCFHCQGLYSKKTLWKHMKNCPAKEETSDESSSGRRRVRSKCALKTAIVREISEGLKNVISSMTYDEVTRMIQNDKLLLQFGQHLFDLNGSRKNRHDYIRQRLRELGRLLLVAKKNTPIQKAEELIYPSNFNHVISAVKELAGYNTEDNTFRTPSLALKIGNSLGIICELVESDNLSTVDRDWSLVKFAREFKTIKQFRWKGLITRGATTSLRESKWNAPLIIPLTEDVKLLDSHMENVKVVAERMLRLCPSAKNYATLAKVTLAQLIIFNRRREGEVSRMELATFKERRKSELNEDMALCLTPLENKMCDFFTRVEIRGKRGRGVPVLLKPSMVSAMELLADTRELCGVSKENIYMFARPGALSAYRGGECIQTFARESGAKHPEVLTSTRLRKHIATMSQVLNLQENEADQLADFLGHDIRVHRQYYRLPQGTLQLAKMSKMLLAVEKGTLSQYKGQTLDDIEIDPEEKVDSSQDQDASTDEDESLESTTEATGEDGQEPPETAPLLPTTASSSTPPSAFRIRDNTGNSKRKWEDSEVHAVERHMMRFIHTCKVPQKIDCIRCISAEPYALKDRNWTGVKNYVRNRITALKRKACSQDSC
- the LOC119017757 gene encoding uncharacterized protein LOC119017757 isoform X4, translating into MERSVRRRRVRPQQDAEQHIKLKTDKAGLREHFINPYKGRGVFAVEVFNQGDFVLEYRGKLFKQDGLLTKKYNDTEAVFLFDFKWKGGCWCLDASVEDKSLGRLVNDDHIKPNCKIKAIDVGGMPHLCLFALRDIAPGEEITYNYGDSDWPWRRQQKMAPDVNGQLIHVSEQLTPDVSEQLTPDVRDRPQQQLAPDVSQTIVEESDRPQQLAPDVSQPIVEENDRPQQQLAPHVNQPIVEESDRPQQQLAPDVNQLTVEESDRPQQQLAPHVNQPIVEESDRPQQQLAPDVSQPILEESDIPQQKMAPDVSEQRTPDVRDKPLLSSSPMDASQVYDKININSSNPAAHTSRMAKYRQHHEECFNRHKIAEEERNARERQHTMNLLKRAQLVQQLAQLDTLLTSQSPLHDDIQSLTSSDTSSLGESTISSDPLEDGKPATKTQTTTPLTFATSSDGQRSWNCSVDNSKRTSSRQRLATSYMETSLDESDHTDYSDHDYVPDSEAGSSSEPDEDAPLYPAEKKPLPSLRYPILSPSKQDIDSGSPEKGDSAVSPKKRNLLTQRKRKISSPSPLKSNSNTLEKSRIQQICGSIRVLPPSNSEKRRVYDKRNYCLFCSHPSSKISRHLEAVHGDEAEVALAFQYSKNSKERRNKLNILRRRGNFAHNANVVREGAGELQACYRPRQCKRASEFIHCFHCQGLYSKKTLWKHMKNCPAKEETSDESSSGRRRVRSKCALKTAIVREISEGLKNVISSMTYDEVTRMIQNDKLLLQFGQHLFDLNGSRKNRHDYIRQRLRELGRLLLVAKKNTPIQKAEELIYPSNFNHVISAVKELAGYNTEDNTFRTPSLALKIGNSLGIICELVESDNLSTVDRDWSLVKFAREFKTIKQFRWKGLITRGATTSLRESKWNAPLIIPLTEDVKLLDSHMENVKVVAERMLRLCPSAKNYATLAKVTLAQLIIFNRRREGEVSRMELATFKERRKSELNEDMALCLTPLENKMCDFFTRVEIRGKRGRGVPVLLKPSMVSAMELLADTRELCGVSKENIYMFARPGALSAYRGGECIQTFARESGAKHPEVLTSTRLRKHIATMSQVLNLQENEADQLADFLGHDIRVHRQYYRLPQGTLQLAKMSKMLLAVEKGTLSQYKGQTLDDIEIDPEEKVDSSQDQDASTDEDESLESTTEATGEDGQEPPETAPLLPTTASSSTPPSAFRIRDNTGNSKRKWEDSEVHAVERHMMRFIHTCKVPQKIDCIRCISAEPYALKDRNWTGVKNYVRNRITALKRKACSQDSC
- the LOC119017757 gene encoding uncharacterized protein LOC119017757 isoform X10, which produces MERSVRRRRVRPQQDAEQHIKLKTDKAGLREHFINPYKGRGVFAVEVFNQGDFVLEYRGKLFKQDGLLTKKYNDTEAVFLFDFKWKGGCWCLDASVEDKSLGRLVNDDHIKPNCKIKAIDVGGMPHLCLFALRDIAPGEEITYNYGDSDWPWRRQQKMAPDVNGQLIHVSEQLTPDVSEQLTPDVRDRPQQQLAPDVSQTIVEESDRPQQQLAPHVNQPIVEESDRPQQQLAPDVNQLTVEESDRPQQQLAPHVNQPIVEESDRPQQQLAPDVSQPILEESDIPQQKMAPDVSEQRTPDVRDKPLLSSSPMDASQVYDKININSSNPAAHTSRMAKYRQHHEECFNRHKIAEEERNARERQHTMNLLKRAQLVQQLAQLDTLLTSQSPLHDDIQSLTSSDTSSLGESTISSDPLEDGKPATKTQTTTPLTFATSSDGQRSWNCSVDNSKRTSSRQRLATSYMETSLDESDHTDYSDHDYVPDSEAGSSSEPDEDAPLYPAEKKPLPSLRYPILSPSKQDIDSGSPEKGDSAVSPKKRNLLTQRKRKISSPSPLKSNSNTLEKSRIQQICGSIRVLPPSNSEKRRVYDKRNYCLFCSHPSSKISRHLEAVHGDEAEVALAFQYSKNSKERRNKLNILRRRGNFAHNANVVREGAGELQACYRPRQCKRASEFIHCFHCQGLYSKKTLWKHMKNCPAKEETSDESSSGRRRVRSKCALKTAIVREISEGLKNVISSMTYDEVTRMIQNDKLLLQFGQHLFDLNGSRKNRHDYIRQRLRELGRLLLVAKKNTPIQKAEELIYPSNFNHVISAVKELAGYNTEDNTFRTPSLALKIGNSLGIICELVESDNLSTVDRDWSLVKFAREFKTIKQFRWKGLITRGATTSLRESKWNAPLIIPLTEDVKLLDSHMENVKVVAERMLRLCPSAKNYATLAKVTLAQLIIFNRRREGEVSRMELATFKERRKSELNEDMALCLTPLENKMCDFFTRVEIRGKRGRGVPVLLKPSMVSAMELLADTRELCGVSKENIYMFARPGALSAYRGGECIQTFARESGAKHPEVLTSTRLRKHIATMSQVLNLQENEADQLADFLGHDIRVHRQYYRLPQGTLQLAKMSKMLLAVEKGTLSQYKGQTLDDIEIDPEEKVDSSQDQDASTDEDESLESTTEATGEDGQEPPETAPLLPTTASSSTPPSAFRIRDNTGNSKRKWEDSEVHAVERHMMRFIHTCKVPQKIDCIRCISAEPYALKDRNWTGVKNYVRNRITALKRKACSQDSC
- the LOC119017757 gene encoding uncharacterized protein LOC119017757 isoform X14, translated to MERSVRRRRVRPQQDAEQHIKLKTDKAGLREHFINPYKGRGVFAVEVFNQGDFVLEYRGKLFKQDGLLTKKYNDTEAVFLFDFKWKGGCWCLDASVEDKSLGRLVNDDHIKPNCKIKAIDVGGMPHLCLFALRDIAPGEEITYNYGDSDWPWRRQQKMAPDVNGQLIHVSEQLTPDVSEQLTPDVRDRPQQQLAPDVSQTIVEESDRPQQQLAPDVSQPIVEENDRPQQLAPDVNQLTVEESDRPQQLAPHVNQPIVEESDRPQQQLAPDVSQPILEESDIPQQKMAPDVSEQRTPDVRDKPLLSSSPMDASQVYDKININSSNPAAHTSRMAKYRQHHEECFNRHKIAEEERNARERQHTMNLLKRAQLVQQLAQLDTLLTSQSPLHDDIQSLTSSDTSSLGESTISSDPLEDGKPATKTQTTTPLTFATSSDGQRSWNCSVDNSKRTSSRQRLATSYMETSLDESDHTDYSDHDYVPDSEAGSSSEPDEDAPLYPAEKKPLPSLRYPILSPSKQDIDSGSPEKGDSAVSPKKRNLLTQRKRKISSPSPLKSNSNTLEKSRIQQICGSIRVLPPSNSEKRRVYDKRNYCLFCSHPSSKISRHLEAVHGDEAEVALAFQYSKNSKERRNKLNILRRRGNFAHNANVVREGAGELQACYRPRQCKRASEFIHCFHCQGLYSKKTLWKHMKNCPAKEETSDESSSGRRRVRSKCALKTAIVREISEGLKNVISSMTYDEVTRMIQNDKLLLQFGQHLFDLNGSRKNRHDYIRQRLRELGRLLLVAKKNTPIQKAEELIYPSNFNHVISAVKELAGYNTEDNTFRTPSLALKIGNSLGIICELVESDNLSTVDRDWSLVKFAREFKTIKQFRWKGLITRGATTSLRESKWNAPLIIPLTEDVKLLDSHMENVKVVAERMLRLCPSAKNYATLAKVTLAQLIIFNRRREGEVSRMELATFKERRKSELNEDMALCLTPLENKMCDFFTRVEIRGKRGRGVPVLLKPSMVSAMELLADTRELCGVSKENIYMFARPGALSAYRGGECIQTFARESGAKHPEVLTSTRLRKHIATMSQVLNLQENEADQLADFLGHDIRVHRQYYRLPQGTLQLAKMSKMLLAVEKGTLSQYKGQTLDDIEIDPEEKVDSSQDQDASTDEDESLESTTEATGEDGQEPPETAPLLPTTASSSTPPSAFRIRDNTGNSKRKWEDSEVHAVERHMMRFIHTCKVPQKIDCIRCISAEPYALKDRNWTGVKNYVRNRITALKRKACSQDSC
- the LOC119017757 gene encoding uncharacterized protein LOC119017757 isoform X16 gives rise to the protein MERSVRRRRVRPQQDAEQHIKLKTDKAGLREHFINPYKGRGVFAVEVFNQGDFVLEYRGKLFKQDGLLTKKYNDTEAVFLFDFKWKGGCWCLDASVEDKSLGRLVNDDHIKPNCKIKAIDVGGMPHLCLFALRDIAPGEEITYNYGDSDWPWRRQQKMAPDVNGQLIHVSEQLTPDVSEQLTPDVRDRPQQQLAPDVSQTIVEESDRPQQQLAPHVNQPIVEESDRPQQQLAPHVNQPIVEESDRPQQQLAPDVSQPILEESDIPQQKMAPDVSEQRTPDVRDKPLLSSSPMDASQVYDKININSSNPAAHTSRMAKYRQHHEECFNRHKIAEEERNARERQHTMNLLKRAQLVQQLAQLDTLLTSQSPLHDDIQSLTSSDTSSLGESTISSDPLEDGKPATKTQTTTPLTFATSSDGQRSWNCSVDNSKRTSSRQRLATSYMETSLDESDHTDYSDHDYVPDSEAGSSSEPDEDAPLYPAEKKPLPSLRYPILSPSKQDIDSGSPEKGDSAVSPKKRNLLTQRKRKISSPSPLKSNSNTLEKSRIQQICGSIRVLPPSNSEKRRVYDKRNYCLFCSHPSSKISRHLEAVHGDEAEVALAFQYSKNSKERRNKLNILRRRGNFAHNANVVREGAGELQACYRPRQCKRASEFIHCFHCQGLYSKKTLWKHMKNCPAKEETSDESSSGRRRVRSKCALKTAIVREISEGLKNVISSMTYDEVTRMIQNDKLLLQFGQHLFDLNGSRKNRHDYIRQRLRELGRLLLVAKKNTPIQKAEELIYPSNFNHVISAVKELAGYNTEDNTFRTPSLALKIGNSLGIICELVESDNLSTVDRDWSLVKFAREFKTIKQFRWKGLITRGATTSLRESKWNAPLIIPLTEDVKLLDSHMENVKVVAERMLRLCPSAKNYATLAKVTLAQLIIFNRRREGEVSRMELATFKERRKSELNEDMALCLTPLENKMCDFFTRVEIRGKRGRGVPVLLKPSMVSAMELLADTRELCGVSKENIYMFARPGALSAYRGGECIQTFARESGAKHPEVLTSTRLRKHIATMSQVLNLQENEADQLADFLGHDIRVHRQYYRLPQGTLQLAKMSKMLLAVEKGTLSQYKGQTLDDIEIDPEEKVDSSQDQDASTDEDESLESTTEATGEDGQEPPETAPLLPTTASSSTPPSAFRIRDNTGNSKRKWEDSEVHAVERHMMRFIHTCKVPQKIDCIRCISAEPYALKDRNWTGVKNYVRNRITALKRKACSQDSC
- the LOC119017757 gene encoding uncharacterized protein LOC119017757 isoform X7, whose protein sequence is MERSVRRRRVRPQQDAEQHIKLKTDKAGLREHFINPYKGRGVFAVEVFNQGDFVLEYRGKLFKQDGLLTKKYNDTEAVFLFDFKWKGGCWCLDASVEDKSLGRLVNDDHIKPNCKIKAIDVGGMPHLCLFALRDIAPGEEITYNYGDSDWPWRRQQKMAPDVNGQLIHVSEQLTPDVSEQLTPDVRDRPQQQLAPDVSQTIVEESDRPQQLAPDVSQPIVEENDRPQQLAPHVNQPIVEESDRPQQQLAPDVNQLTVEESDRPQQQLAPHVNQPIVEESDRPQQQLAPDVSQPILEESDIPQQKMAPDVSEQRTPDVRDKPLLSSSPMDASQVYDKININSSNPAAHTSRMAKYRQHHEECFNRHKIAEEERNARERQHTMNLLKRAQLVQQLAQLDTLLTSQSPLHDDIQSLTSSDTSSLGESTISSDPLEDGKPATKTQTTTPLTFATSSDGQRSWNCSVDNSKRTSSRQRLATSYMETSLDESDHTDYSDHDYVPDSEAGSSSEPDEDAPLYPAEKKPLPSLRYPILSPSKQDIDSGSPEKGDSAVSPKKRNLLTQRKRKISSPSPLKSNSNTLEKSRIQQICGSIRVLPPSNSEKRRVYDKRNYCLFCSHPSSKISRHLEAVHGDEAEVALAFQYSKNSKERRNKLNILRRRGNFAHNANVVREGAGELQACYRPRQCKRASEFIHCFHCQGLYSKKTLWKHMKNCPAKEETSDESSSGRRRVRSKCALKTAIVREISEGLKNVISSMTYDEVTRMIQNDKLLLQFGQHLFDLNGSRKNRHDYIRQRLRELGRLLLVAKKNTPIQKAEELIYPSNFNHVISAVKELAGYNTEDNTFRTPSLALKIGNSLGIICELVESDNLSTVDRDWSLVKFAREFKTIKQFRWKGLITRGATTSLRESKWNAPLIIPLTEDVKLLDSHMENVKVVAERMLRLCPSAKNYATLAKVTLAQLIIFNRRREGEVSRMELATFKERRKSELNEDMALCLTPLENKMCDFFTRVEIRGKRGRGVPVLLKPSMVSAMELLADTRELCGVSKENIYMFARPGALSAYRGGECIQTFARESGAKHPEVLTSTRLRKHIATMSQVLNLQENEADQLADFLGHDIRVHRQYYRLPQGTLQLAKMSKMLLAVEKGTLSQYKGQTLDDIEIDPEEKVDSSQDQDASTDEDESLESTTEATGEDGQEPPETAPLLPTTASSSTPPSAFRIRDNTGNSKRKWEDSEVHAVERHMMRFIHTCKVPQKIDCIRCISAEPYALKDRNWTGVKNYVRNRITALKRKACSQDSC